Proteins co-encoded in one Canis lupus familiaris isolate Mischka breed German Shepherd chromosome 36, alternate assembly UU_Cfam_GSD_1.0, whole genome shotgun sequence genomic window:
- the TBR1 gene encoding T-box brain protein 1 has translation MQLEHCLSPSIMLSKKFLNVSSSYPHSGGSELVLHDHPIISTTDNLERSSPLKKITRGMTNQSDTDNFPDSKDSPGDVQRSKLSPVLDGVSELRHSFDGSAADRYLLSQSSQPQSAATAPSAMFPYPGQHGPAHPAFSIGSPSRYMAHHPVITNGAYNSLLSNSSPQGYPAAGYPYPQQYGHSYQGAPFYQFSSTQPGLVPGKAQVYLCNRPLWLKFHRHQTEMIITKQGRRMFPFLSFNISGLDPTAHYNIFVDVILADPNHWRFQGGKWVPCGKADTNVQGNRVYMHPDSPNTGAHWMRQEISFGKLKLTNNKGASNNNGQMVVLQSLHKYQPRLHVVEVNEDGTEDTSQPGRVQTFTFPETQFIAVTAYQNTDITQLKIDHNPFAKGFRDNYDTIYTGCDMDRLTPSPNDSPRSQIVPGARYAMAGSFLQDQFVSNYAKARFHPGAGAGPGPGTDRSVPHTNGLLSPQQAEDPGAPSPQRWFVTPANNRLDFAASAYDTATDFAGNAATLLSYAAAGVKALPLQAAGCTGRPLGYYADPSGWGARSPPQYCGAKSGSVLPCWPNSAAAAARMAGANPYLGEEAEGLAAERSPLPPGAAEDAKPKDLSDSSWIETPSSIKSIDSSDSGIYEQAKRRRISPADTPVSESSSPLKSEVLAQRDCEKNCAKDLGGYYGFYSHS, from the exons ATGCAGCTGGAGCACTGCCTTTCTCCTTCTATCATGCTCTCCAAGAAATTTCTCAATGTGAGCAGCAGCTACCCACATTCAGGCGGATCTGAGCTTGTCTTGCACGATCATCCCATTATCTCGACCACTGACAACCTGGAGAGAAGTtcacctttgaaaaaaattaccaGGGGGATGACGAATCAGTCAGATACAGACAATTTTCCTGACTCCAAGGACTCACCAGGGGACGTCCAGAGAAGTAAACTCTCTCCTGTCTTGGACGGGGTCTCTGAGCTTCGTCACAGTTTCGATGGCTCTGCTGCAGATCGCTACCTCCTCTCTCAGTCCAGCCAGCCACAGTCTGCGGCCACTGCTCCCAGTGCCATGTTCCCGTACCCCGGCCAGCACGGACCGGCGCACCCCGCCTTCTCCATCGGCAGCCCCAGCCGCTACATGGCCCACCACCCGGTCATCACCAACGGAGCCTACAACAGCCTGCTGTCCAACTCCTCGCCGCAGGGCTACCCCGCGGCCGGCTACCCCTACCCACAGCAGTACGGCCACTCCTACCAGGGAGCCCCGTTCTACCAGTTCTCCTCCACGCAGCCCGGACTGGTACCCGGCAAAGCGCAGGTGTACCTGTGCAACAGGCCCCTCTGGCTGAAATTTCACCGCCACCAAACGGAGATGATCATCACCAAGCAGGGAAG GcgcatgtttccttttttaagttttaacatTTCTGGTCTCGATCCCACGGCTCATTACAATATTTTTGTGGATGTGATTTTGGCGGATCCCAATCACTGGAGGTTTCAAGGAGGCAAATGGGTTCCTTGCGGCAAAGCGGACACCAATGTGCAAG GAAATCGGGTCTATATGCATCCGGATTCCCCCAACACGGGGGCTCACTGGATGCGTCAAGAAATCTCTTTTGGAAAATTGAAACTTACAAACAACAAAGGAGCTTCAAACAACAATGGGCAG ATGGTGGTCCTCCAGTCCTTGCACAAGTACCAGCCCCGCCTGCACGTGGTGGAGGTGAACGAGGACGGCACGGAGGACACCAGCCAGCCCGGCCGCGTGCAGACCTTCACGTTCCCCGAGACGCAGTTCATCGCCGTCACCGCCTACCAGAACACCGAC attACACAATTGAAAATAGATCACAACCCCTTTGCAAAAGGATTTCGGGATAATTATGACAC GATCTACACCGGCTGCGACATGGACCGCCTGACCCCCTCGCCCAACGACTCCCCGCGCTCGCAGATCGTGCCCGGGGCCCGTTACGCTATGGCCGGCTCTTTCCTGCAGGACCAGTTCGTGAGCAACTACGCCAAGGCGCGCTTCCAcccgggcgcgggcgcgggccccGGGCCGGGCACGGACCGCAGCGTGCCGCACACCAACGGGCTGCTGTCGCCGCAGCAGGCCGAGGACCCGGGCGCGCCGTCGCCGCAGCGCTGGTTCGTGACCCCCGCCAACAACCGGCTGGACTTCGCCGCCTCGGCCTACGACACGGCCACGGACTTCGCGGGCAACGCGGCCACGCTGCTGTCCTACGCGGCGGCCGGCGTGAAGGCGCTGCCGCTGCAGGCTGCGGGCTGCACGGGGCGCCCGCTCGGCTACTACGCCGACCCGTCGGGCTGGGGCGCGCGCAGCCCCCCGCAGTACTGCGGCGCCAAGTCGGGCTCCGTGCTGCCCTGCTGGCCCAAcagcgccgcggccgccgcgcgcATGGCGGGCGCCAACCCCTACCTGGGCGAGGAGGCCGAGGGCCTGGCGGCCGAGCGCTCGCCGCTCCCGCCCGGCGCCGCCGAGGACGCCAAGCCCAAGGACCTGTCCGACTCCAGCTGGATCGAGACGCCCTCCTCCATCAAGTCCATCGACTCGAGCGACTCGGGGATTTACGAGCAGGCCAAGCGGCGGCGGATCTCGCCGGCCGACACGCCGGTGTCCGAGAGCTCGTCGCCGCTCAAGAGCGAGGTGCTGGCCCAGCGGGACTGCGAGAAGAACTGCGCCAAGGACCTGGGCGGCTACTACGGCTTCTACTCGCACAGCTag